The genomic stretch GTTAAGTTGAGCTTAACAATTTCACAGAAGATTTGCTGAGCAGGCTACGGACGCTTTAGGCCCAATAATAGTGGCTCCCACTCGTGGCGCGGGTGTTACCGCGGCGGCTGGCACCCGTCTTACCCACCACTTATTCGCCAAGATATTTACTCTTAACAAAAGCCCAGCAGAGCTGGGCACTTAGAGTTCCCCTATCACACTTTCGTGCATTGTAAAGGTTTCGCGCCTGCTGCACCCCGTAGGGCTAGGGAAAGTATCTCAGTTCCCTTCTCGGGGCTCCCTCTCTCAAGGCCCCTACTGATCATAAGCTTGGTGGGCCGTTACCACACCAACAACCTAATCAGCCGCTGACTCATCCTTAGGCGTTGCCTTTAGAATAAAATTCTTTCCAGAACAATTATCCTATCAGGTTTTAGCCTCAGTTTCCCAAGGGTATCCCTGACCTAAGGGCAGATTATCAACGTGTTACTGAGCAGTTCGCCTGTGTTCCGAAGAACCCTCTGACTTGCATGGCTTAGTCGAACTCTAATAGCAGCAGCCTCCCGCAGGATCAACGGGAATTGCTATTATTGAAAAATATCCTTTAATGGTCGTATCGCAATTAAATTAAAACTTAAAGAAATCAAACAAGGTTTTTTCCTTATCACAAGGTTATTTGGCTTGTTTATATTCCAAACTTTCTCCTTCGTGCTTAATTTTTAAAATCAAGCATTCATTTAATTTTATTTTCTCACTGTGAGAAAATTTGGCGGTGATTGTTAATTTTTGTGTGTTTTCCTGGAAATTTATTCTGTTTATAAATCTTTGGGTCACTTAAAAATTAAGAGTAAAAATTATGTTCAAAATTGGGTTTTATTATTAACATCCTGACATTCTCACCCTGCCAACTTAAAAAATCATCAAATATTTAACTCTAATTAATGTTAAATTACACAGATTTAACCCATCAAAAATAACGCTCTAAATTAGTTCTGCTGTTCATTTTAGAAAGCTTTTTAAAGAACTTCCAAATTTGTGTGAAGTTATATGCAGCAGTAGTCTAATGGTAGGATATCACCCTGCCAACCTTTAAATTGTGATATCAAAATGGTGTAAGCCAAATCATAATAAAGGGATAGAACGGTGGTGATTCGGGTTCGAGAATATATTATCAAAAAAATATTTGATATTTATCGAATGTCCCGGCTGCTGCATTTTTCAAACTTTTCAAACACAAATAATAATTAAAAGAGCCTGTAGCTTAGCCTGGTTGGAGCGCTGGTCTTATATGGCGGTGCTTCATACACTCTTAAGACAGCCAGTGGTCCGGGGTTCAAAAACAGAACTCGAAATATATCTGTGTTATTAATACCATACAGATCTCAGATTTCTGTGGAAATTCCCCGCAGGCTCATTTTTTTTAATAATCACATTTAATTCGACATTAATAACAAACCTGTTGATTAAGCATTAATTTGCTACCAATACGTAAACGTTATAAATGAGTCCAAATTTTTTAGCAAAAAAGCAAAATATCAAAAGATTATTTTGTTATAATACGCCCCGTTGGTGTAGTCCGGCCAATCATCCAGCCCTTTCGAGGCTGGGACTCGGGTTCGAATCCCGGACGGGGCACTCATCATCAAATTATGTAATTTAAAATTACAGATTACTCAATCATAAACCTATATTGGAGGTTAATTATCTCACATTTGTGGGTGAAGGAATTAGAATGAAAAGAAGCTCAAGACGTTGGAAGAAAAAAGGTCAAATGCGTTGGAAATGGCAACGTAAAAGAATGAAGAAAGAGAAGAGAAAGCGCGCTAAATCTAGATAAAGTTAGAATTTAGTTCTATTATTTTTTTGGAAGTTCATTACATACTAGTTTTGTTTATTTTACTAAACTTTTTATATGTAGGACTATTTTTGTAAGTAAATGGATAAAAAAATTTATTTTAAACTTGGTAAACATAACATCACAAGTCCCGTAGTTCTCGCGCCAATGCTAGGAGTTAATTGTAGCAGCTTTAGATTAATGTGTGCAGAATACGGCGCAGGACTAGTTTATACTGGAATGATTGATTGTGAAGAATTTGTCAAATTATCTAATTCTGATAAGAAAAAAAAATTAAACATATTAAAAAATGAACAACCTATTTCCGCCCAAATAATCGGCTCTGGAGGAGAAAATGTTGTAGAAACAGTTAAATTTTTAGATTCCCTCCCAGAAATTTCTGCAATTGATTTAAATTTTAGTTGTCCCATGCCTGAATTTTTATCTCGCAAAATGGGTGCATTTTTTTTGAAACATCCTGAACAAATAGGTAAAATGATTAACTCAGTTATGGATAATACTAACAAACCAATTAGTGCAAAAATAAGATTGGGCTGGGATAAACATGCAATTAATTGTGTTGACGTAAGCAAAATTTTGAAAGATTTTGGTGTTTGCGGAGTTGCAATTCACGGAAAAACTCGTCGAGAGGTGTATTCTGGCAGTGCAAATTGGGATCCAATTAAAACTGTTAAAAAAGAAGTTGGTTGTGATTCTTCTGATTCAAGCGAAGAATTTTTTGTTATTGGAAATGGAGATATTTGCAAACCAGGACATGTTAAATATTATCTTGAACGAGAATATTGCGATGCAGTAATGATTGGACGAGAAGCTAAAGGGAATCCCTTTCTTTTTCGTCGTTGTGTTGAATTAATGCACAAAGGACAAAATGTTTCCGAACCATCATTTAAACAAAAAAAAGATTTATTTTTAGACTTTTTAGATAAATACAAAAAATATGAAACTAAAATTAGACTTAGCGAAGTTAAAGATCATGCTAGTTGGTTTTTAAAAGGTTTTGGTAAAAAAAGATATTTAATGGACCGTGTCGATCGTGCAAAAACTTTTAATGATATTCTAGATATTGCACAAGATTGTTAAGTATTTTAAATTACTTTTTCTTCAGGAGTTGAAACACCAAATAACTTCCTAAATAAATTCAAGTATAATCCCATCGTTGGCCCAATTATAGGCGAAAGAATAGCCAAAGTTTTCATCCCCTCAACAATATGTTCCAAATTAAAACTTGAATCCTTCACACCAGTCAAATAATCAATCGCAGTACCAATTGTTAACGCAATAGAATAAACTGGAAGTTGAAATGTGTTAAATGAAATAAAATCAGTTATTGTTTTTTTTATTAATGGACTTTCTTTTTTTGTTTTAGTTTTTTTAAACACAAAATCTCGCCACAGACCATAAACTCCCCCAGTTAAAATATTTATTATCGATGCAGATGTTCTTGATGCCACAATTCCTGGAACTGCTAAACCTGCAACAATATCAATCCCAATTCCAACCCCTAAAGAATAAGTAAAACTTCCCACAGTATCAACTAAGCCCGCACGATAATATTTTTTAAAATTTAATTTTTTATAATGTTTAAATTTAAGTTGAGAATACCAGCTAATAATTTTTTTAAACGGATTTTTATCACGTTTAAACTGTCCATATGCTTTAACTTTCTTTGAAAGAAAATCTGTTGATTCCACAACATAAATATCCCTGCCCCACATATAACTATTTTTTTCTATTGAGTGTTTGTCCCCCGCCAGACATTTTTTTGGAAACAATTGTTCCATAAGTTGCGTTTCTTCAAAAGACATTTGAGTTAATGCACCACCACCTTTTTTTAAAATTTGTTTGAGCCAAATCTTACTCAATCTAGCTCGCGCACTAGCATTTTTTGGCTTTCCTGCAAAAATAAAAAAACTATCTTGTTCAGAAATAAATTCAGGATAACTTGTTTGAATTGTTTGTTCTAAATTCAAAACTTGTGATTTTGTAAATCCTTGAATAGTTTCACCCGCAGACAAATATTTGAATGCCTGTTTTAACTCATGAAACGATGTGTTCCTAATAGGATATAAACAAAGACAGGCTAAAACTTTAGCATCCGCATCAAATCTTTTAATTTTTATTCTTTGTTTCAAATCAGTTCCAGGTTCATCTTGTTTAGAATCGTAAATTGGCACGTATTTTTCTAAAAAGGGCGCACCTTTAATTGCATACGCACACACTTCATTTTTTTGTAAATCACCAAATGTTCTTGGAGCAGAATATTCAACTAGTTCTCGCAGCACAGTTTGATCTTGCCAATCTCGCATTTCTTGAAGCTCATCATCAATCTCCCCAGAATCACCCTGACCATAATTTATCCTAAAACAATCTTTAACAGCCACAATCCCTGGCAAAACAGAAACTTGACAGTACTTTTTTTGAAATGAATTTAATAAATCTTCAAGCACACCAATCATAGTTACTTTTTAGTAGTACTTTGTTATTAAATATTTTTATCAATAATTACCACTAAAATAGCAATATTTATAACTAAAGTTGCAATAAACAGTAAAATTATGTTATTAAACCCACCAATATCGAAATTAGATAAAATAGATAAATTAGATAATAAAGATAAATTAATATTATTTGAACTAGATCGAGCAGGAAGACAACCAATAAACGAATTAGCACGCAAAACTAGATTAAGTAGAGATGTTGTAAGATACAGGATAAAACAACTAGAAGAAAAAAAAGTAATTACTAACTACATAACACTCATTGATTTTACCAAATTAGGATATAGAATAGTAAGATTATATTTGAAACTTCAATCAACTACCAAAACCACCGAAACAGAAATGATAAACTTTTTTTCTAAAATGGATGAAGTTATTGTCTCATACCGCACAGATGGACATTACGACATAGCATTAGGATTTCTCGTAAACGATTTAAGAGATTATCAAAAAGCGTATGAACAAATACTAATTAAATATCGAAAATTTATTGTAGAAAAAAACTTCTGCGTATTCACAAACTTCATACACTATTTTAGAAATTACTTACTATTAGATTCACCCAAATCTAAAAAAGATTTTACTGAACTCACAACTGGAAGCTGGGAAAAATTTGATTATGACTTGATGGATTTAAAAATATTAAAAGAAATTTCAGAAAATGCACGCATGTCACTTAGAAATTTATCAACCACACTAAACACCCCATTAACAACAATAAAATATCGACTGAAACGACTAGAAAAAGAAAAAGTAATTGTTGCTTATCGGGCACTAATTGACTTCAATAAACTCGGATATAAATATTATAAAGTAGACTTAATTTTAGAAGATTTAAAAATAATACCGGGATTGCAAGAATACGTACGAAATAATCCAAACATAATTTATAGAGATGTGGCCGTCGGAGGAAGTGATTTTGAGTTTGATTGTGAACTCGCAAG from Candidatus Woesearchaeota archaeon encodes the following:
- the alaE gene encoding L-alanine exporter AlaE produces the protein MIGVLEDLLNSFQKKYCQVSVLPGIVAVKDCFRINYGQGDSGEIDDELQEMRDWQDQTVLRELVEYSAPRTFGDLQKNEVCAYAIKGAPFLEKYVPIYDSKQDEPGTDLKQRIKIKRFDADAKVLACLCLYPIRNTSFHELKQAFKYLSAGETIQGFTKSQVLNLEQTIQTSYPEFISEQDSFFIFAGKPKNASARARLSKIWLKQILKKGGGALTQMSFEETQLMEQLFPKKCLAGDKHSIEKNSYMWGRDIYVVESTDFLSKKVKAYGQFKRDKNPFKKIISWYSQLKFKHYKKLNFKKYYRAGLVDTVGSFTYSLGVGIGIDIVAGLAVPGIVASRTSASIINILTGGVYGLWRDFVFKKTKTKKESPLIKKTITDFISFNTFQLPVYSIALTIGTAIDYLTGVKDSSFNLEHIVEGMKTLAILSPIIGPTMGLYLNLFRKLFGVSTPEEKVI
- a CDS encoding Lrp/AsnC family transcriptional regulator, producing the protein MLLNPPISKLDKIDKLDNKDKLILFELDRAGRQPINELARKTRLSRDVVRYRIKQLEEKKVITNYITLIDFTKLGYRIVRLYLKLQSTTKTTETEMINFFSKMDEVIVSYRTDGHYDIALGFLVNDLRDYQKAYEQILIKYRKFIVEKNFCVFTNFIHYFRNYLLLDSPKSKKDFTELTTGSWEKFDYDLMDLKILKEISENARMSLRNLSTTLNTPLTTIKYRLKRLEKEKVIVAYRALIDFNKLGYKYYKVDLILEDLKIIPGLQEYVRNNPNIIYRDVAVGGSDFEFDCELASQDNFYEMIEEIKQLFPGKIRSYFYYKSIKIHKYLFFPKLIMKQNKI